A genomic stretch from Sulfobacillus thermosulfidooxidans includes:
- a CDS encoding DUF3048 domain-containing protein has protein sequence MMHFKSKHVVILGSALILAGCGTTAKTPSHSHNSPPSQGGSVSPSQASLKNLDPLTGLPSAHHGPLLAVMVENSEYGRPQYGLRSADVVYEAYTEFFYYSRFMLLFYGKEPPQVGPVRSARPYFVSWVHGWPGAAYVHAGASDPGYVSINQDHIHNLDVDANAYGLAYRVSYRPAPHNLFVSIPKAAQMAQASWGNPRITPHWQFGSRPGKTPPRYQTITLTWNTHNTIEQWRWDEQQRGWTRWVMCPECPDNQYVQVMGENSHKPVLASNIIIQYTQEEYLPDPAHTGWIQIQTHGQGKALLILGNHIYQGTWRNQGPGMPTKFYLNNGEPAKFAPGQTWIEVVPNSQSASNPFQLQLQ, from the coding sequence ATGATGCATTTTAAAAGCAAACATGTTGTGATTTTGGGATCCGCTTTAATCCTTGCAGGCTGTGGAACCACTGCCAAGACTCCGTCTCATTCTCATAATTCTCCTCCTTCCCAAGGTGGCTCGGTTTCCCCGTCTCAAGCCTCGTTAAAAAATCTTGATCCGTTAACAGGCTTGCCATCTGCCCATCATGGTCCGTTATTAGCGGTAATGGTAGAAAATAGTGAATATGGGCGCCCGCAATATGGTCTTCGCTCCGCGGATGTGGTTTATGAAGCTTATACCGAATTCTTTTATTATTCCCGGTTTATGCTTTTGTTTTATGGAAAAGAACCGCCTCAAGTCGGTCCGGTAAGATCTGCCAGGCCGTATTTCGTCAGTTGGGTTCATGGATGGCCCGGGGCGGCTTATGTGCATGCGGGGGCGTCCGATCCAGGATATGTGAGCATTAACCAAGATCACATTCACAATTTGGACGTTGATGCGAATGCCTATGGACTCGCTTACCGGGTTAGCTACCGGCCGGCTCCCCATAATTTATTTGTGAGTATTCCTAAAGCAGCCCAGATGGCACAAGCATCTTGGGGAAATCCGAGGATTACTCCTCATTGGCAATTTGGTTCCAGACCGGGAAAAACGCCACCCCGCTATCAAACGATTACGTTGACATGGAATACCCATAATACGATTGAACAATGGCGTTGGGATGAACAACAAAGAGGATGGACCCGGTGGGTAATGTGTCCGGAATGTCCGGATAACCAATATGTGCAGGTAATGGGCGAAAATAGTCATAAACCTGTTTTGGCATCGAATATCATCATTCAATATACCCAAGAAGAGTATTTACCTGATCCGGCTCATACGGGATGGATTCAAATTCAAACCCATGGTCAGGGCAAAGCTCTTCTGATTTTAGGCAATCATATTTATCAGGGAACATGGCGTAATCAAGGACCTGGGATGCCCACAAAATTTTATTTAAATAATGGGGAACCGGCCAAATTTGCTCCCGGTCAAACCTGGATCGAAGTCGTGCCCAATAGCCAATCGGCATCTAATCCTTTTCAATTGCAATTGCAATAA
- a CDS encoding glycosyltransferase, producing the protein MRVLWVLSSLEGTEGTMTAAIVASALLHHGFALDVLPLNPLPPQSVPYPFPDNVEILDCPYVNRLSGVAPLTGLKGLKGYKGLFRRLYSYYDRVILDQNLDFELKAIMASGKHHVDARTTLIAHRSLSELMATRGDQALPIKQLMQRWYPQISRVITLSSHIGEELRQQFAVPSSHIIHLSLPLSAIETTTNSFLWPGGFAPKAPVVGIFGWLNVFKGVEGLLMIAKTLYDQGLFFHMVVLGDGPSRRSLEQLAQSLSLDCLFPKWPSDVLAWFRACDIIVAPQYLDGSGIDVQLAMFAGVPVLGYEGPSAVSELISAHKMGELVEMGNPMAMADKLAAWLSQPQIRERYRFPHNEVTDQLFGLPMQTKWMDALTR; encoded by the coding sequence ATGCGCGTATTATGGGTTCTTTCCTCATTGGAAGGAACAGAAGGAACGATGACTGCGGCTATCGTGGCGTCGGCTCTTTTGCATCACGGATTTGCCCTTGATGTTTTGCCATTAAATCCTTTACCACCACAATCGGTGCCCTATCCTTTCCCAGACAATGTGGAAATCCTTGATTGCCCTTATGTTAACCGCTTGAGTGGAGTTGCGCCATTGACAGGGTTAAAAGGATTGAAAGGATATAAAGGATTGTTTCGCCGGCTTTATAGCTATTATGACCGGGTCATATTGGATCAAAACCTGGATTTCGAGCTGAAGGCCATTATGGCAAGTGGAAAACATCATGTTGATGCTCGTACTACCCTAATTGCCCACCGCTCATTATCAGAATTAATGGCGACACGGGGTGATCAAGCTCTTCCGATCAAGCAATTAATGCAAAGGTGGTATCCCCAAATCTCCCGCGTTATCACTCTATCAAGTCACATCGGGGAGGAGTTAAGGCAACAGTTTGCTGTGCCGTCGTCGCACATTATCCACTTGTCATTACCTCTATCGGCCATCGAAACTACAACGAATTCGTTTCTATGGCCAGGAGGATTTGCCCCCAAAGCTCCCGTTGTGGGGATATTTGGTTGGCTGAATGTGTTTAAAGGGGTTGAGGGCCTTTTGATGATAGCGAAAACGCTTTATGACCAAGGCCTGTTTTTTCATATGGTGGTTCTCGGAGATGGGCCATCTAGGCGGAGCCTGGAACAATTGGCGCAATCGTTGTCCTTAGACTGCCTTTTTCCAAAGTGGCCATCCGATGTCTTGGCGTGGTTTCGCGCCTGTGACATTATCGTGGCTCCTCAATATTTAGATGGCAGTGGGATCGATGTTCAGCTGGCCATGTTTGCTGGCGTTCCGGTTTTGGGATATGAGGGTCCTTCGGCCGTGAGCGAGCTTATATCGGCCCATAAGATGGGAGAATTAGTGGAAATGGGAAATCCCATGGCGATGGCAGACAAACTCGCAGCGTGGCTCAGCCAGCCCCAAATACGCGAGCGTTATCGATTCCCCCACAATGAGGTTACAGACCAGCTGTTTGGTTTGCCTATGCAAACAAAGTGGATGGATGCGTTAACGCGTTAA
- a CDS encoding sugar transferase, giving the protein MFKHWTNRWDELAVLVDTGVAYLAYLIAVHVYLTWINPHVTTVQLVTFYFSFSPVLLALNWLVLKFNFKGYSRRWNQLPAEARMLVLSNLESTLALALLIFFVKATWFSRLIFVLLPAISLILQLTVHTLTKVGVNRFRLGGIDVRRLIVMGYPKRVKIFARTVDAVPEAGMKVIDRLEIPLGSVEKGQQGIDKLRQLLHSTVVDTVVLALPMADDVMMSAIRMAHQQGKEVRLVLDEVGAFAYKSVLYDFYGNSVLVVNSSRGQQSARQAIKRIMDVIFSFLGLIITLPIMALVALLIKWDSPDGPVFFVQQRVGLNGRLFPCFKFRTMVPNAESLKEEIAHLNVMSGPVFKVPDDPRVTRIGKFLRKTSLDELPQLLNVLLGHMSLVGPRPALPSEVERYGADYRKRLSVRPGITCLWQISGRNEIDFEQWMQLDMEYIDSWSLLLDFKILLKTIPAVLQQKGAH; this is encoded by the coding sequence GTGTTCAAACACTGGACCAATAGATGGGATGAGTTGGCGGTTTTAGTCGATACCGGCGTTGCCTATTTAGCCTATCTCATTGCGGTGCATGTGTATTTAACGTGGATTAATCCTCATGTGACGACGGTGCAATTAGTCACTTTTTATTTTTCCTTTTCGCCGGTTTTGTTAGCATTAAATTGGCTGGTGCTTAAATTTAACTTCAAGGGATACTCAAGACGATGGAATCAGCTTCCCGCCGAAGCGAGGATGCTCGTGTTGTCCAACCTGGAGAGTACCTTAGCATTGGCCCTATTAATTTTCTTTGTCAAAGCGACATGGTTTTCCCGCCTCATTTTCGTGCTGCTTCCGGCGATTTCTTTAATCTTGCAGTTAACGGTGCACACTTTGACCAAAGTGGGCGTGAACCGGTTTCGGTTGGGAGGCATAGATGTTAGGCGCCTTATTGTGATGGGTTATCCTAAGCGAGTGAAAATTTTTGCCCGGACGGTTGATGCTGTCCCGGAAGCCGGCATGAAAGTCATTGACCGTTTGGAAATCCCCTTGGGATCTGTTGAAAAGGGCCAGCAGGGAATTGATAAGCTCCGGCAATTACTACATTCTACAGTAGTGGATACGGTTGTCTTAGCGTTGCCCATGGCCGATGACGTGATGATGAGTGCTATTCGCATGGCCCATCAGCAAGGTAAAGAAGTGCGGTTAGTGTTAGACGAAGTGGGAGCGTTCGCCTACAAATCTGTGCTCTATGATTTTTACGGGAATTCCGTTTTAGTGGTCAATTCCAGCCGTGGTCAACAATCCGCCCGTCAAGCCATCAAGCGGATAATGGATGTTATCTTCTCGTTTTTGGGACTCATTATCACATTGCCGATTATGGCACTGGTAGCCTTGTTAATCAAATGGGACAGTCCTGATGGCCCCGTATTTTTTGTTCAACAACGCGTGGGCCTCAATGGGCGCTTATTTCCCTGTTTCAAATTTCGGACCATGGTTCCCAATGCTGAAAGCCTTAAAGAGGAAATTGCCCATTTGAATGTGATGAGTGGTCCCGTGTTTAAGGTTCCAGATGATCCTCGTGTCACCCGTATCGGCAAATTTTTACGTAAAACGAGTCTTGATGAGCTTCCCCAATTACTCAATGTTTTATTAGGACATATGAGCTTAGTGGGACCGAGACCGGCTCTTCCTTCAGAAGTCGAACGTTACGGTGCGGATTACCGTAAACGCTTATCGGTCCGTCCGGGTATTACATGTTTATGGCAAATTTCAGGGCGAAACGAGATCGATTTTGAGCAATGGATGCAGTTGGATATGGAATATATCGACTCATGGTCCCTCTTGTTAGACTTTAAAATTCTCTTGAAAACTATTCCCGCTGTTCTTCAACAAAAAGGTGCTCACTAG
- a CDS encoding NAD-dependent epimerase/dehydratase family protein produces MHLLITGGAGFIGSHLCEKALDYGHRVTVVDNLSQGLRENIPQAAGFVYGDILQPEVWLDKIGPVDVVIHLAAQISVPASEIDPLTDLRLNLEGTLRMLMAAKALGATQFRTASSAAVYGDVLHLPLQEDGPVHPISFYGWSKYTAEQYVFHFAEMHGLDAVVFRLANVYGPRQRTQGEGGVVAVFCEGMAQNRVLEIHGDGQQTRDFIYVGDVARAFLHRLENPGPKTVYNVSTETRTSVYDLFLALAKIAGKPQDGYHLAPMRLGDIHDSVLSQEKARAWGFVPKTSLEEGLEQTWQYFLNRELKP; encoded by the coding sequence ATGCATTTATTAATCACAGGCGGTGCAGGATTTATTGGATCCCATCTGTGTGAAAAGGCGCTCGACTACGGCCACCGCGTTACGGTTGTCGATAATCTGAGTCAAGGTCTGAGGGAAAATATTCCTCAAGCGGCAGGGTTTGTTTATGGTGACATTTTACAACCAGAAGTGTGGCTAGATAAAATTGGGCCCGTGGACGTCGTCATCCATTTGGCTGCACAAATTAGCGTTCCGGCATCCGAAATTGATCCGCTAACCGATTTGCGTCTCAATTTGGAGGGTACTCTCCGAATGTTGATGGCAGCCAAGGCCTTAGGCGCGACTCAGTTCCGGACAGCATCCTCAGCCGCTGTCTATGGTGATGTGCTGCATTTGCCCCTTCAAGAGGACGGCCCGGTCCATCCGATTTCGTTTTATGGATGGTCGAAATATACGGCGGAGCAATATGTGTTTCATTTTGCTGAGATGCATGGACTCGATGCCGTCGTATTTCGTTTAGCCAATGTTTATGGGCCAAGACAACGTACCCAGGGCGAAGGGGGCGTGGTAGCGGTTTTTTGTGAAGGCATGGCCCAAAACCGTGTGCTGGAAATTCACGGGGATGGACAGCAAACCAGGGATTTTATCTATGTGGGAGATGTGGCACGAGCTTTTTTGCACCGCTTAGAGAATCCCGGGCCCAAAACGGTTTATAACGTGAGTACCGAGACACGCACGTCCGTGTATGATCTGTTTCTGGCACTGGCCAAAATAGCAGGAAAACCGCAAGATGGTTATCATTTGGCGCCTATGAGGCTTGGGGATATCCATGATAGCGTGTTGTCTCAAGAAAAGGCGAGAGCTTGGGGATTTGTTCCTAAGACTTCGTTAGAGGAAGGCTTAGAGCAAACATGGCAATATTTCCTCAACCGGGAGCTTAAGCCCTAA
- a CDS encoding geranylgeranyl reductase family protein yields MEDIIIIGAGPAGSTAARLLAQSGKHVLVLEQATFPRKKPCGGAITSRAVPLLPDQFMNQVLSSPTSWTFRGKKGSRTLTTPKPFCYTVDRSQFDHWLVQEAQKAGAQVMFNTPVTALAFDGEQYIVKTPNHYYYSRYLIGADGAKGVTAKYLGLARPHNGAAVETEIPFPSSLLDHHKDLVEIDVSRYPWGYAWIIPHGSIANIGVGSFKASKLPSLKRLLQEYVMASFPSSALDTILAHPLPYRIHFSSLATGHAVLVGDAAGLMDSFSAEGIFSALYSAHIASETINIAYQHNTGTESYNARIRDDFWTHLRPAIKMSHLFYPLAGFWTEWFLHHTELLEEYLALTQGESSYDQLLAKTQATLLAKLHLRPLTR; encoded by the coding sequence ATGGAGGACATCATTATTATTGGAGCCGGTCCCGCGGGTTCTACTGCAGCCAGGCTCCTTGCTCAAAGTGGTAAGCACGTGTTGGTGTTAGAACAGGCAACATTTCCCCGCAAAAAACCCTGCGGAGGAGCCATAACCTCTCGGGCAGTGCCATTACTTCCCGACCAATTTATGAACCAGGTGTTATCTTCCCCCACATCCTGGACTTTTCGAGGCAAAAAAGGATCGCGCACGCTCACAACCCCCAAGCCGTTTTGTTATACTGTGGACCGGTCCCAGTTTGATCACTGGCTCGTCCAAGAGGCACAAAAAGCCGGAGCCCAAGTCATGTTTAACACCCCTGTAACGGCCTTAGCCTTTGATGGAGAACAGTACATCGTAAAAACGCCTAATCATTATTATTACAGCCGCTATCTCATCGGGGCCGATGGTGCCAAAGGTGTCACGGCCAAATATTTAGGATTGGCCCGGCCCCATAATGGGGCCGCCGTGGAAACGGAAATTCCCTTTCCCAGCTCTTTGCTCGATCATCATAAAGACTTGGTAGAAATTGACGTATCGCGCTATCCATGGGGCTATGCATGGATTATTCCTCATGGATCTATAGCCAATATTGGCGTGGGATCCTTCAAAGCCAGCAAACTTCCCTCGCTGAAAAGGTTATTGCAAGAGTATGTCATGGCGTCTTTTCCCAGTTCAGCCTTGGATACGATATTGGCTCATCCTTTGCCTTACCGTATCCATTTTAGTTCTTTGGCCACTGGCCACGCCGTTCTGGTCGGCGATGCCGCAGGACTCATGGATAGTTTTTCTGCGGAAGGTATTTTTTCCGCGCTCTATAGTGCGCATATCGCCAGTGAGACCATTAATATCGCCTATCAACATAATACGGGCACCGAAAGTTACAATGCCCGCATCCGTGACGATTTCTGGACGCACTTACGCCCTGCCATCAAAATGTCCCATCTTTTTTATCCTCTCGCCGGGTTCTGGACCGAGTGGTTTTTACATCATACAGAATTACTCGAAGAGTATCTAGCTCTGACTCAAGGCGAGTCAAGCTATGATCAACTGCTGGCAAAAACCCAAGCCACCCTGCTCGCTAAACTTCATCTTCGCCCCTTAACGCGTTAA